Proteins encoded together in one Lathyrus oleraceus cultivar Zhongwan6 chromosome 5, CAAS_Psat_ZW6_1.0, whole genome shotgun sequence window:
- the LOC127079124 gene encoding F-box protein At5g39450 codes for MLCDSSMLLYLPDDVFAIISRSFSPKDICNLSLCCKSLNTLVASEKIWLTQCEVLSIVPHKDLVEWRKGVSCYKALCRFLVKVQPLIGIWVHQNPELGNVVYVMPGFVSVVGCRIIPQELGPLGMEDGPILWASVFEVVADFDGSTMFFLHGREKGVDYVYPGLAKSIDKFCNILLLEVEPEKNKNVGSLLESKSFVHSSGLELSRKVGRSNSDICRSQIVMGNSEGNVSFSRLAFSDRRKLLEVTTSQVRQKVMDAVIGPLFPRLRDDEENFQKDLVLLRERILVLRQIHRLGCSEMEMEDYKANSQGVVGATQLDFDDKRSRAVPDSLFEEDGGVQCVKRKGIRGYFWNSLKHILGRSNSVNDSHSASKKLTTNGEIRHARLQEFLRSSDTIRLTLNASNMKLSSYRAWPNMHDSRYALYKLPLRVPGADHEYAGLWGGAFGWPPGKPSEDKPGKALFFLLLSYEEFQGQQLLIATKILEGTHYVLHPNGSAMFIANVNEPSSEPFPWNTDADSLPVNIKHAFTGEGIASGYGFRYPGSKPGSLFVFHNGVIAFIWKETKAVLTLQRLNLQELLKKGERIPSLLPIANFSYLTKSYSNVFAGIPTSSSSLSSPRKGRR; via the exons ATGTTGTGTGATTCAAGCATGCTTTTATATTTACCTGATGATGTGTTTGCTATAATTTCTAGATCCTTTTCACCAAAAGATATATGTAATCTGAGTTTATGCTGCAAGAGCTTGAATACTCTCGTGGCTTCTGAAAAAATCTGGTTAACTCAATGTGAAGTTTTGAGTATAGTGCCTCATAAGGATCTTGTTGAGTGGAGAAAGGGTGTGTCTTGTTATAAGGCACTTTGTCGTTTTCTGGTGAAAGTTCAACCGTTGATTGGGATATGGGTTCATCAGAATCCGGAGCTGGGGAATGTTGTGTATGTGATGCCTGGTTTTGTTTCTGTTGTTGGTTGTAGGATAATTCCTCAAGAGCTTGGTCCGTTAGGTATGGAGGATGGTCCGATTCTATGGGCGTCTGTTTTCGAAGTTGTTGCTGATTTTGATGGTTCGACTATGTTTTTCCTTCATGGAAGGGAAAAGGGTGTGGATTATGTGTATCCTGGTTTGGCTAAGTCGATTGATAAATTTTGCAATATATTGTTGCTTGAGGTTGAGCCGgagaaaaataaaaatgttgGTTCTTTGTTGGAGAGTAAGAGTTTTGTGCATTCGTCGGGTTTGGAGTTGTCTAGGAAGGTTGGTAGGTCGAATAGTGATATTTGTAGGTCACAAATTGTGATGGGAAATAGTGAGGGAAATGTTAGCTTTAGCAGATTAGCTTTTTCTGATAGAAGAAAGTTGCTTGAGGTTACTACTAGCCAAGTTCGACAAAAGGTTATGGATGCGGTGATAGGACCGTTGTTTCCTAGGTTGAGGGACGATGAGGAAAACTTTCAGAAAGATTTGGTGCTCTTGAGGGAAAGGATACTAGTCCTTAGACAAATACACAGGCTTGGTTGTAGTGAGATGGAGATGGAGGATTATAAGGCAAATTCGCAGGGTGTAGTTGGTGCAACACAGTTAGACTTCGATGATAAACGTTCTAGGGCCGTGCCTGATTCTCTGTTTGAGGAGGATGGTGGCGTACAATGTGTCAAGAGAAAAGGAATTCGCGGATATTTCTGGAATAGTCTTAAACATATTCTAGGAAGATCAAATTCAGTTAATGACAGTCATTCAGCTTCCAAGAAGCTTACTACAAACGGTGAGATTAGGCATGCTAGACTTCAAGAGTTTCTTAGATCGAGTGACACAATAAGACTAACTTTGAATGCCTCGAATATGAAACTGTCCTCTTATAGAGCATGGCCGAATATGCACGACAGTAGGTATGCACTTTACAAGTTACCTTTGCGAGTTCCTGGTGCTGACCATGAATATGCTGGATTATGGGGAGGTGCTTTTGGTTGGCCTCCCGGGAAGCCTTCCGAAGACAAGCCTGGAAAGGCTTTGTTTTTTCTTCTCCTCTCTTACGAGGAGTTTCAGGGTCAACAACTTCTCATTGCAACCAAAATATTGGAAGGCACACACTATGTCTTGCATCCTAATGGTTCCGCAATGTTTATAGCCAATGTCAACGAACCTTCCTCCGAACCTTTTCCTTGGAACACTGATGCAGATTCATTGCCGGTGAATATCAAGCATGCTTTCACCGGAGAGGGTATTGCGAGTGGTTATGGGTTTAGATATCCTGGATCAAAGCCAGGCTCACTCTTTGTTTTTCATAATGGTGTAATTGCATTCATTTGGAAGGAAACAAAGGCGGTGTTGACCTTGCAAAGACTTAACTTGCAAGAACTTTTGAAGAAGGGTGAAAGAATACCTTCTCTACTTCCCATTGCCAACTTTTCATATCTGACAAAGTCCTACTCGAATGTGTTTGCCGGCATTCCCACCTCTTCCAGTTCTCTGTCTTCACCAAG GAAAGGACGACGCTAG